A stretch of Ipomoea triloba cultivar NCNSP0323 chromosome 11, ASM357664v1 DNA encodes these proteins:
- the LOC115996788 gene encoding glutamate receptor 3.7-like isoform X1, translated as MKKVLLAVLVLGLLTVTVKCERPAVVNVGAVFTFNSVTGRAAKTAMEIAVSDVNGDPTILNGTKLNLIKVDANSSAFMGSIGAFQVIDKQAVAIIGPESSAIVHMISFISTGLEVPLISFSASDPSLSASQFPFFVRMTQSDSVQMKALADLIRYYEWKEVIAIFVDDEYGRNGISYLSDELSKGMSKIHFKFPLSVNFDLDEVTRVLNRSKFLGPQVFVVHMYTDAKLRFFEVAQKQNMMSSNYVWFVTHWLSSSLESSSPGNQSSLRVLEGVVGLRPYIPMSVQKTAFVSRWKQMQQKNFVHSELTTQAMYAYDTVWAVALAIDKLLHEGNNLTFSFNNNLHDMGRTNTQIDRFKVFEGGENLLKFLTQINFPGLTGQVHFDALQNLIGSGFEVFNVVEGQIRTVGYWSEFSRLSTSPPPRNPPKSNQTTKSELDQKLGKVRWPGGESTRPRGWLLANKEKPYKIVVPRRTGFTEFVRVNASNGIEGYCVDVFNEATNLLPYDIHFKFEPYGNGVSNPTYNDLVKMVVDDKYDAAVGDITIVTNRTRIVDFTQPFVDSGLVIVAPIDNSKSSTWVFLKPFTAEMWIVTGLSFLVIAVVIWILEHRVNDDFRGPPKRQLKTMLLFSFSTLFKTNSENTISTLGRMVMLVWLFLLLVVTSSYTASLTSILTVQQLSSSITGMDSLTASNSPIGYQVGSFVYAYMRDNFNIPPSRLVQLRSPEEYESALRLGPGKRGGVAAIIDELPYIELFLANRTDFGIIGQPFAKKGWGFVFQKDSPIAVDLSTSILKLSESKKLYEIYKKWFCRPDCPSERARTPEPDELQLSSFWGLYLLCGAITVIALLIFLLKTVRQYIRYKRTQMDPSSPSDMGFSKVVYNFFDFIDEKEEAIKNFFSQQDSS; from the exons ATGAAGAAGGTTCTTTTGGCTGTTTTGGTTCTGGGGTTGCTTACTGTGACTGTCAAGTGTGAGAGGCCTGCTGTTGTGAATGTTGGGGCTGTTTTCACCTTCAATTCAGTCACAGGGAGGGCAGCAAAGACAGCCATGGAGATTGCTGTCTCTGATGTCAATGGTGATCCTACTATTCTGAATGGGACAAAGCTGAACTTGATCAAGGTGGATGCAAATTCCAGTGCTTTTATGGGGTCCATTGGAG CGTTTCAGGTTATCGATAAGCAAGCGGTGGCAATTATAGGTCCAGAGTCCTCAGCAATAGTTCATATGATTTCTTTCATATCTACTGGTCTTGAAGTGCCTCTCATCTCGTTTTCTGCTAGCGATCCGAGTCTGTCTGCATCTCAGTTCCCCTTTTTTGTTCGGATGACACAGAGCGATTCTGTTCAGATGAAAGCTTTGGCTGACTTGATTCGCTACTATGAATGGAAAGAAGTGATAGCCATATTTGTGGATGATGAATATGGGAGAAATGGGATATCTTATTTAAGTGATGAACTTTCCAAGGGAATGTCAAAGATTCACTTTAAGTTCCCGTTATCTGTGAACTTTGATTTGGATGAGGTAACGAGGGTACTAAATAGGTCGAAATTCTTAGGCCCTCAGGTTTTTGTTGTGCACATGTATACCGATGCAAAGTTGAGGTTCTTTGAGGTAGCACAGAAGCAGAATATGATGAGTAGCAACTATGTGTGGTTTGTGACACATTGGCTTTCTTCGAGTTTGGAGTCTTCATCCCCGGGAAACCAATCTTCTCTTCGAGTTCTTGAAGGCGTTGTGGGGCTTCGTCCTTATATTCCAATGTCGGTCCAGAAAACTGCTTTTGTTTCTCGCTGGAAACAAATGCAGCAGAAGAATTTTGTGCATTCCGAGTTAACTACACAGGCAATGTATGCGTATGATACTGTTTGGGCAGTTGCTCTAGCAATTGATAAGCTTCTTCACGAGGGAAACAATCTTACGTTTTCGTTCAACAATAACTTGCATGACATGGGAAGGACTAATACACAGATTGACAGGTTTAAAGTCTTTGAGGGAGGAGAAAATCTTCTCAAGTTTTTAACACAAATAAACTTCCCGGGCTTGACAGGACAGGTTCATTTTGATGCATTGCAGAACCTTATTGGAAGTGGTTTTGAGGTTTTTAATGTTGTGGAAGGGCAGATTCGCACGGTTGGTTATTGGTCAGAATTTTCCCGTCTCTCTACTTCCCCTCCTCCTCGAAACCCCCCCAAAAGCAACCAAACAACAAAGTCTGAGCTTGATCAAAAGCTTGGAAAGGTTCGGTGGCCTGGTGGGGAGAGCACAAGACCGCGTGGTTGGCTTCTCGCCAATAAAGAAAAACCGTATAAAATTGTAGTTCCAAGGAGAACCGGTTTCACAGAATTCGTTAGAGTGAATGCCAGCAATGGAATAGAGGGCTATTGTGTAGACGTTTTTAATGAAGCAACGAACCTACTTCCTTATGACATCCATTTCAAATTTGAGCCTTATGGAAATGGTGTTTCCAATCCAACTTACAATGACCTTGTTAAAATGGTCGTGGACGAT AAATACGATGCAGCGGTTGGAGACATCACTATTGTGACTAACCGGACAAGGATTGTGGATTTTACTCAACCTTTTGTGGATAGTGGCCTTGTCATTGTAGCCCCGATTGATAATTCGAAATCAAGTACTTGGGTATTTCTAAAGCCGTTTACAGCAGAAATGTGGATTGTCACGGGATTGTCTTTTCTGGTTATAGCAGTGGTTATTTGGATACTAGAGCATCGTGTTAATGATGATTTTCGCGGTCCACCCAAGAGACAGCTAAAAACAATGTTACT GTTCAGCTTCTCGACGCTGTTCAAGACAAATT CAGAGAATACGATAAGCACCCTCGGGAGGATGGTGATGCTGGTGTGGCTATTTCTGCTGCTCGTGGTAACCTCGAGCTACACAGCAAGCTTGACATCAATCTTAACAGTCCAGCAGCTCTCGTCGTCCATCACAGGAATGGACAGTTTGACAGCAAGCAATTCGCCCATTGGATATCAGGTTGGATCGTTTGTGTATGCATATATGAGAGACAACTTCAACATTCCTCCTTCAAGGCTCGTGCAACTGCGCTCTCCGGAAGAGTATGAATCTGCTCTCCGGCTAGGGCCAGGGAAACGAGGAGGCGTTGCTGCTATTATAGACGAGCTTCCATACATCGAGCTGTTTCTGGCTAACCGGACTGATTTTGGCATCATTGGACAGCCATTCGCGAAGAAAGGATGGGGCTTT GTTTTCCAGAAGGATTCTCCTATAGCAGTTGACTTATCAACCTCAATCCTTAAACTCTCCGAGAGCAAGAAGCTTTATGAGATCTACAAGAAATGGTTCTGCAGGCCTGACTGTCCATCAGAGAGGGCAAGAACACCAGAGCCCGACGAGCTCCAACTAAGCAGCTTCTGGGGACTCTATCTTCTATGCGGCGCCATTACCGTCATTGCCCTGTTGATCTTCTTGCTCAAAACAGTTCGCCAGTATATCCGGTATAAAAGGACGCAGATGGACCCTTCTTCTCCATCAGACATGGGCTTCTCTAAGGTAGTCTACAATTTCTTTGACTTCATTGATGAGAAGGAAGAAGCCATCAAAAACTTCTTTTCCCAGCAAGATAGTTCTTAG
- the LOC115996984 gene encoding uncharacterized protein LOC115996984, whose protein sequence is MASHDMVCNGVRRRIRDGKSTLIWGHPWLPDDPSPMIQTTMPAGLNGSLVSGLIDEGSGMWDHTILTDIFLPNDVNRILKIPISPGYEDSWFWYGDPRGCYSVKNGYRYIMGECDNNPMVFDRWNLMWKIKVPPKWKIFLRRALNDILPVTTTLALKRVEVDLSCPKCGLTHEDVMHALLLCDYSQLVWNEFTLPLSSISGDTFTQWFSNVLISLTEEDVGLVVAALYFIWRARNTALWDHNLPTPRKVLLQASKALNDWRGVHCRATATAAPPQHIPMQPAVQLAVSDGTGAAALNLQQCYFDAGYQPDSAKATFGAVLFSQEGEFVSACAGALPDCFNPFMAEANACKRVLLWLQNMGITSVQLLTDCIQLRSVLTTVQPSF, encoded by the coding sequence ATGGCCTCCCATGATATGGTTTGTAATGGGGTAAGACGCAGGATTAGAGATGGGAAATCAACATTGATCTGGGGTCACCCCTGGTTACCTGATGACCCAAGTCCCATGATTCAAACCACCATGCCTGCAGGTTTGAATGGTTCATTGGTCTCTGGCTTAATAGATGAAGGTTCAGGTATGTGGGATCACACGATTTTGACAGACATTTTTCTACCTAATGATGTGAACCGTATTCTAAAAATCCCAATATCCCCTGGCTATGAGGATTCTTGGTTCTGGTATGGTGACCCACGGGGCTGTTACTCCGTTAAGAATGGCTATAGGTATATTATGGGTGAATGTGATAATAACCCCATGGTGTTTGATAGATGGAATCTCATGTGGAAAATCAAAGTACCAccaaaatggaaaattttctTACGGAGAGCCCTTAATGATATTCTCCCTGTTACTACAACTTTGGCTTTAAAAAGGGTAGAGGTGGATCTATCATGTCCCAAATGTGGTTTAACACATGAAGATGTTATGCATGCACTCCTTTTATGTGATTATTCTCAACTTGTTTGGAATGAATTCACCTTGCCTTTATCATCTATTTCGGGTGACACTTTTACTCAATGGTTTTCGAATGTTTTGATTAGTTTGACTGAGGAAGATGTGGGTTTGGTTGTGGCAGCTCTTTATTTCATCTGGAGAGCAAGAAATACAGCATTATGGGATCACAATCTTCCCACTCCCAGAAAGGTGTTACTCCAGGCGTCAAAGGCCTTGAACGATTGGAGGGGTGTTCATTGCCGCGCAACAGCTACTGCCGCTCCCCCACAACATATTCCCATGCAACCTGCTGTCCAGCTAGCGGTTTCCGACGGTACTGGCGCGGCGGCGTTAAATCTACAGCAGTGCTATTTCGATGCGGGGTATCAACCCGACTCTGCGAAGGCAACTTTTGGAGCGGTTTTGTTCTCGCAGGAGGGGGAATTCGTTTCAGCTTGTGCAGGTGCTTTGCCGGATTGTTTCAACCCATTCATGGCGGAGGCCAATGCTTGCAAACGGGTGCTGTTGTGGCTGCAGAACATGGGAATTACAAGCGTTCAGCTGCTCACGGACTGCATACAATTACGGAGTGTCTTAACAACGGTGCAACCTTCTTTTTGA
- the LOC115996788 gene encoding glutamate receptor 3.7-like isoform X2, with amino-acid sequence MQIPVLLWGPLEVIDKQAVAIIGPESSAIVHMISFISTGLEVPLISFSASDPSLSASQFPFFVRMTQSDSVQMKALADLIRYYEWKEVIAIFVDDEYGRNGISYLSDELSKGMSKIHFKFPLSVNFDLDEVTRVLNRSKFLGPQVFVVHMYTDAKLRFFEVAQKQNMMSSNYVWFVTHWLSSSLESSSPGNQSSLRVLEGVVGLRPYIPMSVQKTAFVSRWKQMQQKNFVHSELTTQAMYAYDTVWAVALAIDKLLHEGNNLTFSFNNNLHDMGRTNTQIDRFKVFEGGENLLKFLTQINFPGLTGQVHFDALQNLIGSGFEVFNVVEGQIRTVGYWSEFSRLSTSPPPRNPPKSNQTTKSELDQKLGKVRWPGGESTRPRGWLLANKEKPYKIVVPRRTGFTEFVRVNASNGIEGYCVDVFNEATNLLPYDIHFKFEPYGNGVSNPTYNDLVKMVVDDKYDAAVGDITIVTNRTRIVDFTQPFVDSGLVIVAPIDNSKSSTWVFLKPFTAEMWIVTGLSFLVIAVVIWILEHRVNDDFRGPPKRQLKTMLLFSFSTLFKTNSENTISTLGRMVMLVWLFLLLVVTSSYTASLTSILTVQQLSSSITGMDSLTASNSPIGYQVGSFVYAYMRDNFNIPPSRLVQLRSPEEYESALRLGPGKRGGVAAIIDELPYIELFLANRTDFGIIGQPFAKKGWGFVFQKDSPIAVDLSTSILKLSESKKLYEIYKKWFCRPDCPSERARTPEPDELQLSSFWGLYLLCGAITVIALLIFLLKTVRQYIRYKRTQMDPSSPSDMGFSKVVYNFFDFIDEKEEAIKNFFSQQDSS; translated from the exons ATGCAAATTCCAGTGCTTTTATGGGGTCCATTGGAG GTTATCGATAAGCAAGCGGTGGCAATTATAGGTCCAGAGTCCTCAGCAATAGTTCATATGATTTCTTTCATATCTACTGGTCTTGAAGTGCCTCTCATCTCGTTTTCTGCTAGCGATCCGAGTCTGTCTGCATCTCAGTTCCCCTTTTTTGTTCGGATGACACAGAGCGATTCTGTTCAGATGAAAGCTTTGGCTGACTTGATTCGCTACTATGAATGGAAAGAAGTGATAGCCATATTTGTGGATGATGAATATGGGAGAAATGGGATATCTTATTTAAGTGATGAACTTTCCAAGGGAATGTCAAAGATTCACTTTAAGTTCCCGTTATCTGTGAACTTTGATTTGGATGAGGTAACGAGGGTACTAAATAGGTCGAAATTCTTAGGCCCTCAGGTTTTTGTTGTGCACATGTATACCGATGCAAAGTTGAGGTTCTTTGAGGTAGCACAGAAGCAGAATATGATGAGTAGCAACTATGTGTGGTTTGTGACACATTGGCTTTCTTCGAGTTTGGAGTCTTCATCCCCGGGAAACCAATCTTCTCTTCGAGTTCTTGAAGGCGTTGTGGGGCTTCGTCCTTATATTCCAATGTCGGTCCAGAAAACTGCTTTTGTTTCTCGCTGGAAACAAATGCAGCAGAAGAATTTTGTGCATTCCGAGTTAACTACACAGGCAATGTATGCGTATGATACTGTTTGGGCAGTTGCTCTAGCAATTGATAAGCTTCTTCACGAGGGAAACAATCTTACGTTTTCGTTCAACAATAACTTGCATGACATGGGAAGGACTAATACACAGATTGACAGGTTTAAAGTCTTTGAGGGAGGAGAAAATCTTCTCAAGTTTTTAACACAAATAAACTTCCCGGGCTTGACAGGACAGGTTCATTTTGATGCATTGCAGAACCTTATTGGAAGTGGTTTTGAGGTTTTTAATGTTGTGGAAGGGCAGATTCGCACGGTTGGTTATTGGTCAGAATTTTCCCGTCTCTCTACTTCCCCTCCTCCTCGAAACCCCCCCAAAAGCAACCAAACAACAAAGTCTGAGCTTGATCAAAAGCTTGGAAAGGTTCGGTGGCCTGGTGGGGAGAGCACAAGACCGCGTGGTTGGCTTCTCGCCAATAAAGAAAAACCGTATAAAATTGTAGTTCCAAGGAGAACCGGTTTCACAGAATTCGTTAGAGTGAATGCCAGCAATGGAATAGAGGGCTATTGTGTAGACGTTTTTAATGAAGCAACGAACCTACTTCCTTATGACATCCATTTCAAATTTGAGCCTTATGGAAATGGTGTTTCCAATCCAACTTACAATGACCTTGTTAAAATGGTCGTGGACGAT AAATACGATGCAGCGGTTGGAGACATCACTATTGTGACTAACCGGACAAGGATTGTGGATTTTACTCAACCTTTTGTGGATAGTGGCCTTGTCATTGTAGCCCCGATTGATAATTCGAAATCAAGTACTTGGGTATTTCTAAAGCCGTTTACAGCAGAAATGTGGATTGTCACGGGATTGTCTTTTCTGGTTATAGCAGTGGTTATTTGGATACTAGAGCATCGTGTTAATGATGATTTTCGCGGTCCACCCAAGAGACAGCTAAAAACAATGTTACT GTTCAGCTTCTCGACGCTGTTCAAGACAAATT CAGAGAATACGATAAGCACCCTCGGGAGGATGGTGATGCTGGTGTGGCTATTTCTGCTGCTCGTGGTAACCTCGAGCTACACAGCAAGCTTGACATCAATCTTAACAGTCCAGCAGCTCTCGTCGTCCATCACAGGAATGGACAGTTTGACAGCAAGCAATTCGCCCATTGGATATCAGGTTGGATCGTTTGTGTATGCATATATGAGAGACAACTTCAACATTCCTCCTTCAAGGCTCGTGCAACTGCGCTCTCCGGAAGAGTATGAATCTGCTCTCCGGCTAGGGCCAGGGAAACGAGGAGGCGTTGCTGCTATTATAGACGAGCTTCCATACATCGAGCTGTTTCTGGCTAACCGGACTGATTTTGGCATCATTGGACAGCCATTCGCGAAGAAAGGATGGGGCTTT GTTTTCCAGAAGGATTCTCCTATAGCAGTTGACTTATCAACCTCAATCCTTAAACTCTCCGAGAGCAAGAAGCTTTATGAGATCTACAAGAAATGGTTCTGCAGGCCTGACTGTCCATCAGAGAGGGCAAGAACACCAGAGCCCGACGAGCTCCAACTAAGCAGCTTCTGGGGACTCTATCTTCTATGCGGCGCCATTACCGTCATTGCCCTGTTGATCTTCTTGCTCAAAACAGTTCGCCAGTATATCCGGTATAAAAGGACGCAGATGGACCCTTCTTCTCCATCAGACATGGGCTTCTCTAAGGTAGTCTACAATTTCTTTGACTTCATTGATGAGAAGGAAGAAGCCATCAAAAACTTCTTTTCCCAGCAAGATAGTTCTTAG